The proteins below come from a single Drosophila suzukii chromosome X, CBGP_Dsuzu_IsoJpt1.0, whole genome shotgun sequence genomic window:
- the beta-Spec gene encoding spectrin beta chain isoform X1 has protein sequence MTTDISIVRWDPSQGPGNEYIDEYEYDGGNSSSRLFERSRIKALAEERESVQKKTFTKWVNSHLCRVNCRIADLYVDMRDGKHLIKLLEVLSGERLPKPTKGKMRIHCLENVDKALQFLREQRVHLENIGSHDIVDGNASLNLGLIWTIILRFQIQDITIEEVDNKETKSAKDALLLWCQMKTAGYHNVNVRNFTTSWRDGLAFNAIIHKHRPDLVQFEKLSKTNAIHNLNNAFDVAEDKLGLAKLLDAEDVFVEHPDEKSIITYVVTYYHYFSKLKQETVQGKRIGKVVGIAMENDKMVHDYEHFTSDLLKWIETTIQSLGEREFENSLAGVQGQLAQFSNYRTIEKPPKFVEKGNLEVLLFTLQSKMRANNQKPYTPKEGKMISDINKAWERLEKAEHERELALREELIRQEKLEQLAARFDRKASMRETWLSENQRLVSQDNFGFDLAAVEAAAKKHEAIETDIFAYEERVQAVVAVCDELESERYHDVKRILLRKDNVMRLWTYLLELLRARRMRLEISLQLQQNFQEMLYILDNMEEIKQLLMTDDYGKHLMGVEDLLQKHSLVEADINILGERVKVVVQNSQKFLSDDPESYKPCDPEIIVSRVQQLEDAYAELVRLAVERRSRLEESRKLWQFYWDTADEENWIKEKEQIVSTDEVGHDLTTVNLMLSKHKALESEITSHDPQLQNVAKVGAELITEGHFGADRIKDRLKEILSKWDHLLDLTKYRRQRLENAVEYFQLFADVDDVDNWMLDTLRIVSSEDVGRDEANVQSLLKKHKDVADELKNYAEVIDALHKQAESLKLNEAEKANVDKRLEAIDNRYKELTELAKLRKQRLLDALSLYKLMSEADGVEQWIKEKTKMLDTMTPGKDIEDVEIMKHRFEGFDKEMNANASRVAVVNQLARQLLHVEHPNSDEILERQNHLNQEWSTLREKAEAKMDDLKSAHGVQTFYIECRETISWIEDKKRILTETDSLEMDLTGVMTLQRRLSGMDRDLAAIQAKLSSLEREANSIEDEHPEEAKIIRERIAQIELIWEQLTQMLKERDSKLEEAGDLHRFLRDLDHFQTWLTKTQTDVASEDTPTSLPEAEKLLNQHQSIREEIDNYTEDYKNMMEYGERLTTEGNTSDDPQYMFLRERLNALKDGWEELHQMWENRQVLLSQSLDQQLFNRDARQTEVLLSQQEHFLSKDDTPVNLEQAENQLKRHEAFLTTMEANDDKINTLLQVADTLVEKDHFDADKIAKRAENITGRREDNRQRALDQHEKLKNQVKLHEFLQDLEELAEWVQEKYATSQDESYRSAKTIHSKWTRHQAFEAEIAANKERLFEAEKSAQELSKEKPEFKDVIEPKLKELAKQFDDLEVHTKEKGAMLFDANREVLVQQTCDDIDSYITDLEKQIVSGDTANDLTSVNILMQKQQVIQTQMAVKARQVEEIDKQTEYLQKTVPEEKIEPIVVKKTAVLERFEKIKAPLLERQKALEKKKEAFQFCRDVEDEKLWIDEKLPVANSPDYGNSLFNVHVLKKKNQSLATEIDNHEPRINAICNNGRKLIDEGHEDAKKFEALISDLTQKWQELKDAIENRRKHLLESEKVQQYFFDAQEAESWMSEQELYMMVEDRGKDEISAQNLMKKHENLEQSVEDYANTIRQLGEVARQFSGDDISSGDAVAVKQSQLDKLYAGLKDLAGERRARLNEALQLFMLSREVDDLEQWITDREVVAGSQELGQDFDHVTLLSERFNEFARDTEAVGGERVAKVNGIADNLIQAGHSDSATIAEWKDNLNESWQDLLELIETRTQMLAASRELHKFFHDCKDVLGRILEKQHGVSDELGRDAGSVSTLQRKHHNFLQDLTTLYSQVQQIQEESAKLQDAYAGDKAKEITNREQEVLHAWDNLQAMCDARKQKLADTGDLFRFFNMVRILMIWMEDLVRQMNTSEKPRDVSGVELLMNNHQSLKAEIDTREDNFGACISLGKELLTRNHYASADIKDRLLSLSNSRNALLRRWEERWENLQLILEVYQFARDAAVAEAWLIAQEPYLLSSELGHTIDEVENLIKKHEAFEKSAAAQEERFSALERLTTFELKEMKRRQELAEEAERQRIKEEQEAKAASEAAEQAKREAERRDDVDVGASHDDSAAKDTAVEFERVVEIQTERGATPAAGENEGYVTRKHEWDSTTKKASNRSWDKVYMAARAGRISFYKDQKGYKSNPELTFRGEPSYDLQNAAIEIASDYTKKKHVLRVKLANGALFLLQAHDDTEMSQWVTSLKAQSDSTAVAASRSQTLPATSQKDEPKRRSFFTLKKK, from the exons ATGACGACGGACATTTCGATTGTTCGCTGGGATCCCAGCCAGGGTCCTGGCAACGAGTACATCGACGAGTACGAGTACGATGGCGGCAACTCCAGTTCCCGACTGTTCGAGCGCTCCAGGATCAAGGCCCTGGCCGAGGAGCGCGAGAGTGTCCAAAAGAAGACCTTCACCAAGTGGGTCAACTCGCATCTGTGCCGGGTCAACTGCCGCATTGCCGATCTGTATGTGGACATGCGGGATGGCAAGCACCTGATCAAGCTGCTGGAGGTCCTCTCCGGTGAACGTCTGCCCAAACCCACCAAGGGCAAGATGCGTATCCACTGCCTGGAGAATGTGGACAAGGCGCTGCAGTTCCTGCGCGAACAGCGCGTCCATCTCGAGAATATTGGCTCCCATGACATAGTCGATGGCAATGCTTCCCTCAATTTGGGCCTGATTTGGACCATCATCCTGCGCTTCCAGATCCAGGACATCACCATCGAGGAGGTGGACAACAAGGAGACCAAGTCGGCCAAGGATGCCCTGCTCCTCTGGTGCCAGATGAAGACAGCCGGCTATCACAATGTGAACGTGCGCAACTTCACCACCTCGTGGCGCGACGGCCTGGCCTTCAACGCCATCATCCACAAACACCGTCCGGATTTGGTTCAGTTCGAAAAGCTCTCGAAGACCAATGCCATCCACAACCTGAACAACGCCTTTGACGTGGCCGAGGATAAGCTTGGTCTGGCCAAGCTGCTCGATGCCGAGGATGTGTTCGTCGAGCATCCGGACGAGAAGTCCATTATTACGTACGTGGTAACCTACTATCACTACTTCAGCAAACTCAAACAGGAGACGGTCCAGGGCAAGCGTATCGGCAAGGTGGTCGGCATCGCCATGGAGAACGACAAGATGGTCCACGACTACGAGCATTTTACCAGCGATCTGCTGAAGTGGATCGAGACGACCATCCAGTCGCTCGGCGAGCGTGAGTTCGAGAACTCCCTGGCCGGCGTCCAAGGGCAGTTGGCCCAGTTCTCCAACTACCGCACCATCGAGAAGCCGCCCAAGTTCGTTGAGAAGGGCAACCTGGAGGTGCTGCTGTTCACACTGCAGTCCAAAATGCGGGCCAACAACCAGAAGCCCTACACCCCCAAGGAGGGCAAGATGATATCGGACATCAACAAGGCCTGGGAGCGACTGGAGAAGGCGGAGCACGAACGGGAGTTGGCTCTGCGCGAGGAGCTCATCCGGCAGGAGAAGCTGGAGCAGCTGGCCGCTCGCTTTGACCGCAAGGCCTCAATGCGCGAGACCTGGCTGTCAGAGAACCAACGCCTGGTCAGCCAGGATAACTTCGGTTTCGATTTGGCGGCCGTTGAGGCGGCGGCCAAGAAGCACGAGGCCATCGAAACGGACATCTTTGCCTACGAGGAGCGCGTCCAGGCGGTGGTCGCCGTCTGCGATGAGCTGGAATCGGAGCGCTATCACGATGTGAAGCGCATCCTGCTGCGCAAGGACAACGTGATGCGCCTGTGGACCTATCTGCTGGAACTGCTGCGAGCGCGCCGCATGCGTCTGGAGATCTcgctgcagctgcagcagaACTTCCAGGAGATGCTCTACATCCTGGACAACATGGAGGAGATCAAGCAGCTGCTGATGACCGACGACTATGGCAAGCATCTGATGGGCGTCGAGGATCTGCTGCAGAAGCACTCGCTTGTCGAGGCCGACATCAACATCTTGGGCGAGCGCGTCAAGGTGGTGGTCCAGAACTCGCAGAAGTTCCTCAGCGACGACCCCGAGTCGTACAAGCCCTGCGATCCCGAGATCATTGTGTCGCGCGTCCAGCAGCTGGAGGATGCCTACGCCGAGCTGGTCCGCCTGGCCGTCGAGCGTCGCAGCCGCCTGGAAGAGAGTCGCAAGCTGTGGCAGTTCTACTGGGACACCGCCGACGAGGAGAACTGGATCAAGGAGAAGGAGCAGATCGTCTCCACCGACGAGGTGGGCCACGACCTGACCACCGTCAATCTGATGCTCAGCAAGCACAAGGCCCTGGAGTCGGAGATAACGTCGCACGATCCCCAGCTGCAGAACGTGGCCAAGGTCGGGGCGGAGCTGATAACCGAGGGTCACTTTGGGGCGGATCGCATCAAGGATCGCTTGAAGGAGATCCTCTCCAAGTGGGACCACCTGCTGGACCTCACCAAGTACCGCCGCCAGCGCCTGGAGAACGCCGTCGAGTACTTCCAGCTGTTCGCCGATGTCGACGACGTGGACAACTGGATGCTGGACACCCTGCGCATCGTTTCCAGCGAGGACGTGGGCCGCGACGAGGCCAATGTCCAGTCGCTGCTGAAGAAGCACAAGGACGTGGCCGACGAGCTGAAGAACTACGCCGAGGTGATCGACGCCCTGCACAAACAGGCCGAGAGCCTGAAGCTCAACGAGGCGGAGAAGGCGAACGTGGACAAGCGCCTGGAGGCGATCGACAACCGGTACAAGGAGCTCACCGAGCTGGCCAAGCTGCgcaagcagcgtctgctggaCGCACTCAGCTTGTACAAGCTGATGTCCGAGGCGGACGGCGTGGAGCAATGGATCAAGGAGAAGACCAAGATGCTGGACACGATGACGCCCGGCAAGGATATCGAGGACGTGGAGATCATGAAGCATCGCTTCGAGGGCTTCGACAAGGAGATGAACGCCAATGCCTCCCGCGTGGCCGTGGTTAACCAATTGGCCCGCCAGCTGCTCCATGTCGAGCATCCCAACTCCGATGAGATTCTGGAGCGGCAGAACCACCTTAACCAGGAGTGGTCGACGCTTCGCGAGAAGGCCGAGGCGAAGATGGATGACCTGAAGTCCGCCCACGGTGTCCAGACCTTCTACATCGAGTGCCGCGAGACGATCTCGTGGATCGAGGACAAGAAGCGCATCCTCACCGAAACCGACAGCCTGGAGATGGATCTCACCGGTGTGATGACCCTGCAGCGTCGCCTCAGCGGCATGGATCGCGATTTGGCGGCCATTCAGGCCAAGCTCTCGAGCCTGGAGCGCGAGGCCAACAGCATCGAGGATGAGCATCCGGAGGAGGCCAAGATCATCCGCGAGCGCATTGCCCAGATCGAACTGATTTGGGAGCAGCTTACCCAGATGCTCAAGGAGCGCGACTCGAAACTGGAGGAGGCCGGCGATCTGCACCGCTTCCTGCGCGATCTGGATCACTTCCAGACCTGGCTGACCAAGACCCAGACGGACGTGGCCTCCGAGGACACGCCCACCTCCCTGCCGGAGGCTGAAAAGCTGCTCAACCAGCACCAGTCGATCCGCGAGGAGATCGACAACTACACCGAGGACTACAAGAACATGATGGAGTACGGCGAGCGTCTGACCACCGAGGGCAACACCTCGGACGATCCGCAGTACATGTTCCTGCGGGAGCGTCTGAACGCTCTGAAGGATGGCTGGGAGGAGCTGCACCAGATGTGGGAGAACAGGCAGGTGCTGTTGTCGCAGAGCTTGGACCAGCAGTTGTTCAACCGCGACGCCCGCCAGACGGAGGTGCTGCTCAGCCAGCAGGAGCACTTCCTCAGCAAGGACGACACCCCGGTCAACCTGGAGCAGGCCGAGAACCAGCTGAAGCGCCACGAGGCCTTCCTCACCACCATGGAGGCCAACGACGACAAGATCAACACGCTGCTGCAGGTGGCCGACACCCTGGTGGAGAAGGATCACTTCGATGCGGACAAGATTGCCAAGCGGGCGGAGAATATCACCGGTCGCCGCGAGGACAACCGTCAGCGGGCTTTGGATCAGCACGAGAAGCTGAAGAACCAGGTGAAGCTGCACGAGTTCCTGCAGGATCTCGAGGAGCTGGCCGAGTGGGTGCAGGAGAAGTACGCCACCTCCCAGGACGAGTCTTACAGGAGCGCCAAGACCATCCACTCGAAGTGGACGCGCCACCAGGCCTTCGAGGCGGAGATTGCCGCCAACAAGGAGCGCCTGTTCGAGGCGGAGAAGTCCGCACAGGAGCTGTCCAAGGAGAAGCCCGAATTCAAGGACGTCATCGAGCCGAAGCTCAAGGAGCTGGCCAAGCAGTTCGACGACCTGGAGGTGCACACCAAGGAGAAGGGCGCCATGCTGTTCGACGCCAACCGCGAGGTGCTTGTCCAGCAGACCTGCGACGACATCGACTCGTACATCACCGACCTGGAGAAGCAGATCGTGAGCGGGGACACCGCCAACGATCTGACCTCTGTGAACATCCTGATGCAGAAGCAGCAGGTCATCCAGACCCAGATGGCGGTGAAGGCCCGCCAGGTAGAGGAGATCGACAAGCAGACCGAGTATCTGCAGAAGACGGTGCCAGAGGAGAAGATCGAGCCGATTGTGGTGAAGAAGACGGCCGTGCTGGAGCGCTTCGAGAAGATCAAGGCGCCGCTGCTGGAGCGCCAGAAGGCGCTCGAGAAGAAGAAGGAGGCCTTCCAGTTCTGTCGCGATGTCGAGGACGAGAAGCTCTGGATCGACGAGAAGCTGCCGGTGGCCAACTCGCCGGACTACGGCAACTCCCTGTTCAATGTGCATGTACTCAAGAAGAAGAACCAGTCGCTGGCCACCGAGATCGACAACCACGAGCCTCGCATCAATGCGATCTGCAACAATGGCCGCAAGCTGATCGACGAGGGTCACGAGGATGCCAAGAAGTTCGAGGCCCTGATCAGCGACCTCACCCAGAAGTGGCAGGAACTCAAGGACGCCATCGAGAACCGGCGCAAGCATCTGCTGGAGTCGGAGAAGGTGCAGCAGTACTTCTTCGATGCCCAGGAGGCTGAGTCCTGGATGAGCGAACAGGAGCTCTACATGATGGTCGAGGATCGCGGCAAGGACGAGATCAGCGCCCAGAACCTGATGAAGAAGCACGAGAACCTTGAGCAATCGGTGGAGGACTATGCCAACACCATTCGCCAGCTGGGCGAGGTGGCCCGCCAATTCAGCGGGGATGACATCTCCTCGGGCGATGCCGTGGCCGTTAAGCAATCACAGTTGGACAAGCTGTATGCCGGACTCAAGGATCTGGCCGGCGAAAGGAGGGCCCGCCTCAACGAGGCCCTGCAGCTGTTCATGCTCAGCCGCGAGGTTGACGACCTGGAGCAATGGATCACCGACCGCGAGGTGGTGGCCGGCTCCCAGGAGCTGGGCCAGGACTTCGACCACGTCACTTTGTTGTCGGAGCGCTTCAATGAGTTTGCCCGCGACACGGAGGCCGTTGGCGGCGAGCGTGTGGCCAAGGTGAACGGCATCGCCGACAATCTCATCCAGGCCGGGCACTCCGACTCCGCCACCATTGCCGAGTGGAAGGACAACCTGAACGAATCGTGGCAAGATCTGCTGGAGCTGATTGAAACCCGCACCCAGATGCTGGCCGCCTCCCGGGAGCTGCACAAGTTCTTCCACGACTGCAAGGATGTGTTGGGTCGCATTCTCGAGAAGCAGCACGGTGTGTCCGATGAGCTGGGACGCGATGCCGGCTCCGTGTCGACGCTGCAGCGCAAGCACCACAACTTCCTGCAGGACCTCACCACCCTGTACTCACAGGTGCAGCAGATCCAGGAGGAGTCCGCCAAGCTGCAGGACGCCTATGCCGGCGACAAGGCCAAGGAGATCACCAACCGGGAACAGGAGGTGCTCCATGCCTGGGACAATCTGCAGGCGATGTGCGATGCCCGCAAACAGAAACTGGCCGATACGGGCGATCTGTTCCGCTTCTTTAACATGGTGCGCATCCTGATGATCTGGATGGAGGACCTCGTCCGCCAAATGAACACCTCGGAGAAGCCGCGGGACGTGTCCGGCGTGGAGCTGCTGATGAACAACCACCAGAGCCTCAAGGCCGAGATCGACACGCGGGAGGACAACTTCGGGGCGTGCATCTCGCTGGGCAAGGAGCTGCTCACCCGCAACCACTACGCCTCCGCCGACATCAAGGATCGCCTGCTGTCGCTGAGCAACAGCCGCAATGCCCTGCTCCGCCGCTGGGAGGAGAGGTGGGAGAATCTCCAGTTGA TCCTGGAGGTGTACCAGTTTGCCAGAGATGCTGCCGTGGCCGAGGCCTGGCTGATTGCCCAGGAGCCGTACCTGCTTTCCTCGGAGCTGGGCCACACAATCGACGAGGTGGAAAACCTGATTAAGAAGCACGAGGCCTTTGAAAAATCTGCCGCCGCCCAAGAGGAGCGCTTCAGTGCTCTTGAGCGTTTGACAACA TTTGAGCTTAAGGAAATGAAGAGGCGCCAGGAGCTGGCGGAGGAGGCTGAGCGACAACGCATcaaggaggagcaggaggccAAGGCCGCCTCTGAGGCGGCGGAACAGGCCAAACGAGAGGCTGAGCGACGCGACGACGTGGACGTTGGAGCCTCGCACGATGATTCAG CCGCCAAAGACACGGCCGTCGAGTTCGAGCGTGTTGTCGAGATCCAAACAG AGCGAGGCGCAACACCTGCCGCCGGCGAAAACGAGGGCTACGTGACGCGAAAACACGAATGGGATTCGACCACCAAGAAGGCCTCCAACCGATCTTGGGATAAG GTATATATGGCTGCCAGGGCTGGACGCATTTCGTTCTACAAAGATCAGAAGGGTTACAAGAGTAATCCCGAATTGACCTTCCGCGGTGAGCCCAGCTACGATCTGCAAAACGCTGCCATTGAAATTGCCAGTGATTACACCAAGAAGAAGCACGTGCTGCGAGTCAA GCTCGCCAACGGAGCCTTGTTCTTGCTGCAGGCCCATGACGACACCGAGATGTCCCAGTGGGTGACCTCCCTGAAAGCCCAGAGCGATTCGACAGCGGTGGCCGCCAGCAGATCCCAGACTCTGCCCGCCACCTCACAAAAGGACGAACCAAAGCGCAGATCGTTTTTTACTTTAAAGAAAAAGTAA